A window of the Plasmodium falciparum 3D7 genome assembly, chromosome: 3 genome harbors these coding sequences:
- a CDS encoding asparagine synthetase [glutamine-hydrolyzing], putative, producing MCGILAIFHSSIEKHRLRRKALNLSKILRHRGPDWNGIVVEENDDGTTNVLAHERLAIVDVLSGHQPLYDDEEEVCLTINGEIYNHLELRKLIKEENLNKLKSCSDCAVIPNLFKIYKEKIPSMLDGIFAGVISDKKNNTFFAFRDPIGICPLYIGYAADGSIWFSSEFKALKDNCIRYVIFPPGHYYKNNKNKGEFVRYYNPNWWSLNNSIPNNKVDFNEIRIHLEKAVIKRLMGDVPFGILLSGGLDSSIIAAILAKHLNILDNKNGKSIQNGNDKKSNNNGNESNNNNNNNNFNNNNSGPQKLRSFSIGLKGSPDLKAAKEVAEYLGIEHTEFYFTVEEGIDSLHDVIYHIETYDITTIRASTPMYILSRLIKSSCVKMVLSGEGSDEIFGGYLYFHKAPNKEEFHRELQRKIHDLHYYDVLRANKSTMAFGIEARVPFLDIQFLNVVMNIDPQDKMCSNNKIEKYILRKAFEGYLPEHILYRQKEQFSDGVGYNWIDGLKQYAEKKISDIQFSRAKFLFPYNTPKTKEGYLYRCIFSECFPEQCAQESVPQGESIACSTSKAVEWDESFKQNADQSGRSVLGIHRHSKQFDDVKCIPLQNQESINY from the coding sequence aCTGAGACATAGGGGACCCGACTGGAACGGCATCGTAGTTGAGGAGAATGATGATGGGACGACAAATGTGCTGGCACATGAACGTCTAGCTATAGTAGACGTATTATCTGGTCACCAACCCTtatatgatgatgaagaagaggTATGTTTAACAATAAAtggagaaatatataatcatttggaattaagaaaattaataaaagaagagaatttgaataaattaaaaagttGTTCTGATTGTGCAGTGATAccaaatttatttaaaatatataaagagaaAATTCCATCCATGTTAGATGGTATATTTGCGGGTGTAATTAGTgacaagaaaaataatacattttttgcTTTTCGAGATCCTATAGGTATATGTCCATTATATATAGGTTATGCAGCTGATGGCTCTATATGGTTTTCATCTGAATTTAAAGCCTTAAAAGATAATTGTATAAGATATGTAATATTTCCCCCTGgtcattattataagaataataaaaataaaggagAATTTGTTAGGTACTATAACCCTAATTGGTGGTCTTTAAATAATAGCATACCAAATAATAAAGTCGATTTTAATGAAATACGTATACATTTAGAAAAGGCAGTAATAAAAAGATTAATGGGTGATGTGCCTTTTGGTATCTTATTATCAGGAGGATTAGATTCATCCATAATTGCTGCAATCCTTGCTAagcatttaaatattttagatAACAAAAATGGGAAAAGCATTCAAAATGGTAATGATAAAAAGAGTAACAACAATGGAAATGAGagcaacaataataataataataataattttaataataacaactcAGGACCTCAAAAACTGAGAAGCTTTTCTATAGGTTTAAAAGGCTCTCCTGATTTAAAAGCAGCAAAAGAGGTAGCTGAATATTTAGGTATAGAACATACcgaattttattttactgtTGAAGAAGGTATAGATTCATTACATGATGTAATTTATCATATAGAAACGTATGATATTACCACTATACGTGCATCTACAcctatgtatattttatcaaGATTAATTAAAAGTAGTTGTGTTAAAATGGTTTTAAGTGGGGAAGGTTCGGATGAAATATTTGGAGGGtatctatattttcataaagcacctaataaagaagaatttCATAGAGAACTTCAAAGAAAAATACATGATCTacattattatgatgtaCTAAGAGCCAATAAATCTACTATGGCCTTTGGTATTGAAGCAAGGGTACCCTTTTTAGATATACAATTCTTGAATGTTGTTATGAATATTGACCCACAAGATAAAATGTgctcaaataataaaatagaaaaatatattttaagaaaagCATTTGAAGGATATTTACCTGAACATATCCTATACAGACAAAAAGAACAATTCTCAGATGGTGTTGGATATAATTGGATTGATGGATTAAAACAATAtgcagaaaaaaaaatatcagaTATTCAATTTTCAAGAGCAAAATTTCTTTTCCCATATAATACACCCAAAACCAAAGAAGGATATCTATACAGATGTATTTTCTCAGAGTGCTTCCCTGAACAATGTGCACAAGAATCAGTACCACAAGGAGAATCCATCGCATGCTCAACTAGTAAAGCCGTTGAATGGGATGAAAGTTTTAAACAAAATGCTGACCAGTCAGGTCGATCGGTTCTAGGAATACATAGACACTCGAAGCAATTTGATGATGTAAAATGTATTCCGTTACAAAATCAAGAAAGCATCAATTATTAA